In a single window of the Raphanus sativus cultivar WK10039 chromosome 9, ASM80110v3, whole genome shotgun sequence genome:
- the LOC130499639 gene encoding WUSCHEL-related homeobox 2 → MENERSAVTTSSPRWNPTKEQITLLENLYKQGIRTPSADQIQQITGRLRAFGHIEGKNVFYWFQNHKARQRQKQKQDRIASFSRLLHKTSRFFQPIPCSNVGCVSPNYLHQVSDNQHGSSHRQDLHSNKVMLPSGGYEKRTITDHKKHVSDITTARISMSSSSLRFDRFSLGDHGYFGEGINVNTNGLKTLPLFPLQPLDASNDDVAGNSSFSPCHDSPVTYCGDDGGRGPSFIDFFSGGSSRFDNFGNGL, encoded by the exons atggaaaACGAACGCAGCGCAGTAACAACAAGCAGTCCAAGGTGGAACCCAACGAAAGAACAGATAACGCTGCTTGAGAATCTTTACAAGCAAGGGATACGAACACCGAGCGCCGATCAGATACAGCAGATCACCGGTAGGCTCCGTGCGTTCGGCCATATAGAGGGTAAAAACGTCTTTTACTGGTTCCAGAACCATAAGGCTAGACAACGCCAAAAGCAGAAACAAGACCGCATCGCTTCCTTCAGTCGTCTCCTGCACAAAACATCCCGTTTCTTCCAACCTATTCCTTGCTCAAACG TGGGCTGCGTTAGTCCGAACTATTTACATCAAGTAAGCGATAATCAACATGGAAGCTCACACAGACAAGATCTTCACAGTAACAAAGTGATGCTCCCAAGTGGTGGCTACGAGAAACGCACAATCACAGATCATAAGAAACATGTTTCAGACATAACGACAGCTAGAATATCAATGTCTTCGAGTTCACTCAGATTTGATCGATTTTCCCTTGGTGATCACGGTTATTTTGGCGAGGGCATCAACGTCAATACCAACGGACTGAAGACGCTTCCGCTTTTTCCACTTCAGCCTCTGGATGCGAGTAATGACGATGTTGCTGGAAATTCCAGTTTTTCCCCTTGTCATGATTCTCCGGTGACTTATTGTGGCGATGATGGTGGACGAGGGCCGTCGTTTATTGACTTCTTCTCTGGTGGTTCTAGTAGGTTCGATAATTTTGGAAACGGGCTGTAA